The sequence caacagtggcagcctggctGTGCTGTGCCTTGATGTGCAggacaacaaaaataacaacaaaaattacaaaaataacaagaaaaataaGTACATGTCAGGAAACTTTGATGAGATGGAGGCTGTGGATGAGACAAAGAAACAGCCATATCCTGCTGCACTGTCTGACCACCTAGGATaaacacagatagacagataaagataaatgtaactttaattaAGGAATATAACATAcctattcttttttattattggcATCCTTACCTTTACACAATATCCATTACCCATATGTTTGCATCGAGGTCATTTATGAACTCCTCCCCAAACTCAGGGTATGAAGTACTTTCCTAACTGGAAACGTGCTTTacgttgtactgtatgtaatatttaagtaatattttaatcagatGCTACTTCCATTCGTGCATTTAAAAGTAGCATGcaattttaaatagttaaatatcCTTGTGGAGAAATATAAATAACCTTCTTCTTAGGAAAAACGAAGGAAAAAACTCTGAAGGACCGTTTAGGTATCTGCATCTTTCGCCTGATCAAAAACAATATAGtctattacatattttttttaaaatccgtGTTGCAGagattcatttaaatttcagtGAATCGAATTAAACTGATGATTcactaatttaatattaataaattctaTATTGTACACGACAGAGCTTTAATATTTATGCAACCTCATGTTAAGAGCAGAACTCAGCTGAACACAGTTTGATAAGGATTTAAATATGATAGAAAATTTAGTctgtttacaaaataaaattttaaaagattaTTAACACAACACATATTTGTACAATGTGCTCAGGTGTTATTGGAGGGTGTGGTTGTGGGGTGAGGGGGAGGGGGCATACAGGTACATGTTACCCAAGTGAAAGAGaaaggtgtttgtgttgttttcttcaCAGAAATGGGGACTGTTctgaaaatgtacttttatttgttgCTGATAGTTTTCATCTGTGACGGTAATGTAAAGTATTATTCTGCTTATTAGTGCTCTGTGAATCCACTTTTAGTAATACGAAGCTGAAATGCAGTGTAAGATTTTATCTCtgtgaagatgtttttttttttaactcgtaGTAGTTTGTCTTGAAAACTGCATTTCAACCTGAACCAggaaacagaaatatataaatacataatattacatatacatatataaaatttttttacaatatataaatacttatataaatacatttatacttatataaatatagtttttgatataaaatacattagtaATCGGTAAATCACTAAATCTAACAGAAGTGTGTATTGTGTCatttgttaaaaacaaaaattgagGGTTTGATTCATGCATTTGTAGGAAGTGATAATGTGCTTCCTTACAGGCATCAAAAAGTATGGAAATTACTAGataaatttatattcataaacTAGATACAGTCATGGACAAATTTGCATAGTCATTGAATAGTCATGATTATTAGTATATCAAAACCGAGAAGGATTTTCTGATGACAGATTTGCAGTagaataaagtttttttaaagatatttttacaatggagaaaaatgtttgtgcaagaaattacagttttaattttcattactgtaaatatcaccAAGTATCAGTGATGAATTTTAGGGAAAATCACTGCTCAGTAATTTGTTGACTGGAACAACAGGGATCAGTGATTGTTTGTTGTCTTACACCCTGTTTGTGATCGGAGTGAACCTGCCCTCTCAGCTTGTGTAGTTAGCAGCTGTTATGTGAACAGTCTCTACCATCTTCTCAACATCACTAGATTTGTCatgagttttcttttcttcattctgactCTTTTACAGACTTAACCAACAAACACCAAGAACAGAATTAAAATCAGAAAACTAATACAGaggatcaataataataataataacaataatataataacaataataatttttattcttaattcttattatagttatttgtagttattttattgtttcttataATGAATACAGGGGTTTCATTCCATTAGGTTTCTAACGCAAGAAAAACTAAAGCAAATATTTGCACAGCAGTCATGAAAGTCTACAATGGTTTTGGTTCAACTTGTCAAGTCatgtcaaaaagcttttattgtcatttcaaccatatataacaGTTAcattacacagtgaaatgagacaatgtttctccaggatcatggtgctacataacacaaagacagggctaaggacttagtaagtagtgtGAATCTGATTATTCAGATCTGAATCTTACTGATCCACATCTGGTGTCAGGTTACAGTTCTGATCATAAGACTCTTGTGAACATTGTGAAATGCCAATCTGAGCAGCAAAAAGCCATTagagaaacacttttgtttttatttgatttttgctTTAAAGTAGGCTtggacaatacaaaacacttatTGTTGTAGGCGTGATTTAAAATTGTATGTCACAGAAAGtgtctgtgattgacagagaaAACATTCCATTAACCACATAACACATTACAGTGAAGTTTGATCCTTATCATTATGCACAGATATAAATCACTTCTTAGGAAACACGTCAGTCTTCTTAggaaacatgaagaaaaaaaaacattgaaggACTGTTCAGGTATCTACAACTTTCGCCTGATCAAAAGACTgtagaatattttattattttatcatattaATGTCCCCTCaacataaactttttttaattacaattataataattttaatttcattctaATTTTTAATAAACTCAACTTCTATATTTTACACAGCAAAGCTTCAATAGCAGATGATAGAAATTGTTGtcagtttacaaaataaaattgtaaaagatTATTAACACAACAAATATTTGTTGTGACTGCATTGATAATTGACTTTTATTTGTTGCTGTCTGAGAGAGTAATGTGAACTACTATTCTGCTTGTTGGTGTTCTGTGAATTCACTTTTAGTTATACGAAGCTGAAATGCAGTGAAGATGTTTTATCCCTGATTCAACTCATCATAGTCACCTGGAAAACTGCAGATTAACATGAACCATgaagagaaatatatatttgtataatatataattacatttgtaaTCAATAAATCCATTTCATGTTTATTGTGGCATTTGTGGTTCATGCATTTGCAGGAAGTGATAATGCTCTTCCTCTGTAGATACGGTACATGGATCAAAAAGTTTCTAGATTAATAATTCAGCACCTCCAGTCCTCCAGTCAGTGGGATGAACTCTGCCCAGGAGCCAAAACCTCGGCTTTAAAAGGTTTCATTAAGGTTTCTGTGGTCCAACTCAGTGAATCACACGAACATATACTCATTCACAACTGGGGCAATTTAGAGTAACTTGTTTATTGAGATATTCTTTCCTGCAGAACCAGAAGTACAGGGAGCTTGTTCGGAATTAAACCTGATCTGACTCCACCTACAAGCCAAACCCTAAACTTATCAAATTACCATAATTCTTAACTTTAAGCTTTAAACAAGAAATGCTGTACAACACAGaataataaagatatttatCCAACCTGAGGCACACTGAGTTACCTCCTACACCTGGACTTTGGTTTATCTTAGCCAAGGTAACATAAGGCGGATCAGATTGGATGCCACCCTTTGAACTTTTGTTTCTAAACAGAGTAAAGGAAACTGATATTGTCTACGTGAAGGCAACCCACACAACTGTGGGAAGAATATTGAGACATGCTGACCTGAACAGCATTTAACACATTAGGTCGACATCTTTTAACAGTGTTTGTATTCACTTTAGGGTTCAATGTCCACGGCCCACCTGGTCCTCTCATTGTTCGGCTTGGAGACTCAGTGATGCTGCCCTGCTTTGTGGAAACTCCTCTTCCATTGGAAGATCTTGAAGTGGAATGGAAAAGAAATGACAGTGAAACTCTTGTGCACTTGTGGCAGGATGGAGAGAGTCGACCAGAGTCTCAGAACCAGCATTATCATGAAAGAGCTAATTTCTTCACAGAAGAGATCGCTCATGGAAACTTCTCCCTCCTGCTTACAGATGTGACCAGTAAAGATGCAGGAGTTTATAAGTGTGCTGTTTACACAAAGCTGGATTCTGGAGAAACTCTGATTGAAATAAAGGAGATTGGTGGGTAAACATTTTCACCTAATTCatattatattctgtaaaaataCTTAATTTTAAAGTGTGATCagaagttattatttttatgtctaATTAAAATAGCAAACAATTCCCATTACAGAGCGCTTGATCGTCTCTGGAGCCCACATTATATCTGCATATGCAGGTGAAGATATCACTCTGAATTGCTCTGTAGACTCTCATATCACACCAGAAGATGTGTCATGGAAGAAAACTGATGAAGATATCTTAGTGCTGCTCTATCAGCATGGTGAGATCCTGACAGACTCGACCGGTGAGAGATATGTGGACAGAGTAGATTTCTTCAGTGCTGAAGAACGAAACAAAGGAAACTTTTCTTTGAGACTGAAGAATGTCCGAACAGAAGACAAAGGGCTGTATATGTGTTTAGTGTTCTCTGGTGTATTATCAGCTAACACAACTGTGGAGATACAGCAGCTGAGTAAGTCACTGTATTTTTCTATACAAAACATGTAAAGATGTAGCAGAGTTTAGTGTCTTAATAAGTTGGATATGGATTAACAGGGCTAACATCATGTGTGCATTACTCTAAAGAAAGCAAAATTGGCCATACTCATTTTAATAACTCTGGTGTCTCTGTCACGCAGGTCTTTCCTTTCTGCATATTgcaattttaattttgtgtattCTTGGAGTTGTAATCGGATCACTTATACTAGGCTTCCTATCTTACACATCTTATAAAAAGGAAGGTAAGTCTGGTCTTCATTTTAATACTTCAGAAGTTTGGTAAGTTTACATTTGAACTCAAAGtaaatttaatacaaatgttttgtttatttgtttgtagagGACAGCAGCGGAAGAGCCCTAGCTATACAGTGTGCACATGTCCTTTGTCCTAACATTATTATGACCATTGTCTTCATCCTCTGGGGTTTCACTGATGGTAAATATTGTTTCTTACAGTTACAGTGTAAGGATAAACTTAGACAAGACAAGTACACACAAGTTTTTCTTTGTTCCCCATCTAGGAATGTGTGAGAGATTAGATCTACAACCTCCCACAGGCTTGCACAATCTTTATCTTTATAACAATTGACCATGCGTGACCAAGTTATTACTAGCATGTCTGAGCATCTCATTGTACCACCCTCCTTAGGCAGACCGAGGAAGAAGTGATCTTTTCTAGTCTATGTAGGTCAGGGGTCTTAAAATTGTGGCCCACGGCCCAATTGTGGCCACGTGACGATAGTTTGTGGCCCCCGTCTTAATATGAAAGTTTAATGTTAGTGCGGCCCGCAAGTTTGATATGTATGGCACTTTACATTGTTGAATGTGGAGCTGAACGAACCTACCAATCACGGTGGGGTATATGGCTCTCGGGTGCGGGACATGTGaacatgaaacatttctcaGTGAGTGAATGTTACAGCAGGGTTGCCATAGAGTGTTTACTTCTGTGTCTGGCTGGCTGCCTTGTTTCTATTGTGCACACACGGACATTCGTCCCAGCGTGCTGCATTCACAACActtcaaaaaaaagttttttaagtTGCTGCCCAGCGAAACattatacgtatatatacgtatataaacggaatatatattatacagacACGCCAATGGCACTTCTAGAGTTAATATGAGGTCTCGCTCTCTGACACAATAAATTCAAAGTGACGTGCAGGCGCCGGGATTTTTCAAAGCCTGCAGTGAAGTGAAAGGTTGGTGATGAGCACAGACAATTTCAGTAAAAGTTGGAAATGCAATATTTCTTTGTTGAGCACAGGGGCACCCTGACGTGTCTTATTTGCACAGAGAAAGTTGCGGTGCACAAGGAATACAATTTAAAACGTTTTTACACAACTAGACATGCTGAGGAGTATGCATAATACCAGGGAGATGTGAGAGCCAACTGGGTTGCCAATCTTAAAACATGTCTACTGATGCAACAAGATTTCTTCAAGAAAGCAACCTAAGAGAATAATACAGCAGTCGAAGCTAGCTACGTGGTTAGTGAGATGATTGCTAATGCAGGAAAGCCATTCACAGAACGTTAAAGGTTAAAGAACTGTTAAGACAGATATTTCAATCTGAATACAGCAGATATAGAAGACTGAAGAAACCACATATAGTTGCTGACTAGAgaaatctaattattattattattattttcattattattagtattttatttatttatcactgattgatttattgattgagtTAAttcttaatttgtttatttatattttcatcttattttgtgttaaaaaataaagagaattgAGAAGATtggtatttttttaacaaagatttttttgtggaaaacctAATGCGGCCCAGGACTTTGCCTCCAGCGGCCTCCAGGTAAATTGAGTTTGAGACCCCTGGTCTAGGTGTTGCAGAAGAAACCTCTGCCAGTCAATCTTGGCTGGTGTAATGGAAAATTACTACTGAGGGACAATGCAAGCACACCTTACTCATGCCACCTGAGATCTGGGGTTACAGTTGTAAACTAAAGATATTTAACCTCTTGTAAATTCAGTTGTGCCACGAAGGtttaaaatactaaatattaaAGGAAATTTTATAGCTGAAATATGTCACGATCAATTGACCGTTATAATAATTCTAGGTTTTTTGGTACAGTTCTAGATTAAAGAGATACTATTATGACTATAACTCCCTGGGTTGTTGGTCTAAAAATTTTCTTATTGgctgaaaaatgtatttatttttcctccagGGTATTTTACTGAAGCAGCAACTTGTTCAGCACTTAATTTTGCACGGATCCTTTTCCTACTTTGGATTGCTCTCGatttgaaaacatttccagGTATGATTTGATTATCAATGGTCCTGTGAGAACTTtacagtcattgttttattacaaaaagTCCAGTTTTAAACTCACTGCTGGGTCCATGTGGCCCATAATCCAGTTTATACATGATTACAAACCCATGCCAGAATAATGCAGAGGCccatcctgtgtgtgtcagaggtaGGAGTTAATGCAGTTGacacaatattattttttttatattttttatataatctttTAACAAATAGTTTGATTTTCTTTAAGAAAACTGTATAATGTTAGATAACAGACCAGGaaacaaatacttttttaaggcattacaattaattataaagttttagatttttttgacAGCCTTCTTGAATTTGTCTGAAAACCAAAAAGAGCCTTTTTTGATGCTGTGCAGTGGACAATTTTCAATACATctcttataaatatatttaatgatatCTTACATGAGCAAGGAAGTCAAACGTatgttgaaatattttattttacattatcgCTTACTGAGACAGATGTGAATGAGGGAATATGTAGAGTTCAAAGAACTGGCTGAAGGATTACTGAAGTGAGATGAGGAATATTCATACAGCATTGTGCAATAGTCTTAGGTACAAGAGTCTCAGAAGGAGGCACAAACACCTCTATCACTTGGTGGCAAaggcataaaaaataaaaaaaatcattttaaattacttttCACACCTGACCTGAATCTCTCCTAGATTTTCTCCCACAGTTTGAATACCACCTTTTGTTCACCTGTTGCTTTCTGCTACCTTCAAAAACACCTTCACCAGTTCATCATTACTTTTGATTATTTAGGCATTTTGGATCTAGGAATTAGTAAAAATATGGACTCTATGCAAGACTAAAGAAACACTTGCCTAATCACTGCATGCTGTGTATTTGTTATATTGCAGATTTTCCCAAACGATTAATTACCAACTTGGCAATTCTACTACAGTACACTGTGATAACTGTTGCTGCTTATTCTTGTGAGTATACATGAAACCATCACACTGTTACTATCTGCTAGATCTTATTACATACTTGTAATATGTGTAAAGTTAGGAAAGAACCAATTAAGGaatacaatagttttaaaatcATGTGTTTCTATGGGACAGTGGTCTGAGTACCTGCATACAGAATGTTACATAATTGATCATACAGTGTTATGTTTCATGGTCCCACAAATCAGGAGCTCAGTTGCAGTAAGACAGACGTAGACAAAGGTATTGGGCTGATCCAGGAGATGAAGTCCTGAAGTCCTCTCTCTATGTGAAGACCGTTTAGTTACTCTACTCTTACTAAATATCTTGTTGAGTTCTGCACATTAGTGGAATCATCACTTCAGAAGGGGAATCAGTGGTGAAAATTACTTTGTACGTCCACTGGCCACATGGCAAATCACATCACCATGGAGTTTTTAACTTTAGAgtgttctctcactgtaacagatTCATATAGCTGGTTCAGAGGAAGCAGCATGTGGTGCATaaatgtagaaatgacattactAACCAGCTAATTATAAAACTATAAGCAATCTACAGTCACATCCTCAAGGGTCCAGCAGAAGCAGCTTGGGATCTGACCTCACAACCTCACAGTCAGGATGTCAGTGTTTTATCCACTGACCTGCCACTGCACCATAATGTTAGATAACAcgtcactacactacacagcgGTGCCACAATCCAGCTTCCATATGTCAGAACTTTGTGAGTGTATCTTTACCCTCTCCCTGTATGTTTGCCTAAGcaatttgtgtaatttgtttaattattgtgAGATTTTTCTTCCGGATTACTTGAGAAAAAGTTCATGCAACTAAGAACAAATAATGTGCAAACTTACCGAAGGAGAAGGCAAagatttgttttctcttctaCATAAGATTTCTATTCGATTATTATCTACTAtctgttattatttatctttttatagcTATCTAGATTAAATAGATACAAAACCCAATAGTTCAGAAAGTTATCCAGTTTCAGTTAAACGCTAAAATGAGGTACCAAAGTCTCAGGAAACTGCACAGTAAGTGTTGCAACAAATTACATTTtgtgacataaaaacaaacaaacaaacaaatcatgaaAGTGTTTTGAATCCAATGTATTGTTCTCATTACAGAATCACACAATTCTAACTTTTcttgtttacatgtttatttaaatgacatttcctACATTATGTGAATACAATAGTACGAGTGCTGTACATTTTAACTGAAACTAAAAAAGCTCCATCTTACACTGTTCAGAAATAGAAGCAGATCTGTAACATCACATGAGTCCATTGGAACATTGATTAAAGGACACAGTACATGTACACTACCGGTCAAAAGTTATAAAACACCCACATTTTTccagtttttaataaaatttcaaCAGTTCAAGTCCAGTGAAGAACCTGAAAGTTTTAGTATGAGTATGTGTACCGAAAACATTATTCCAAAAATCAGCATTAAATCCTTCCCAAGCCAGAAACCCTGGATGAATGCTGATGTCAGGGCCAAACACTggtgacacagagacacaggaaGTCCAGGTCTGACCTACAAAAGGTCATCATGTCTGCAAAGAAGAGTTAGAGAGACAAGATCATGGCAAACTATAAAGTATCTGACCTCAAGCATGTGTGGAAAAGTTGGAAAAATCTGACATGGGGACGTCTACCTGAAGAATTGGGGATAACATCACCATCCTTGCAGTGAAACGTTCAACAGACCTTAACAACTGAATGCTGTTTTAATGGCTCAGTCTGGTCAACTTAAGAAAAGCACCAGGTCGTGATGTTCGTTCTCATATCCTCAAAAACAATCTTAAAGAagaccaccatcgttcctgtccctaAGAAGTCTGCAGTCAGCTGTCAGAATTATTACTGATGCCCTGTGGTTCAGATTATTTCCACTGGTTATTTCTAATAGGAATAGAGAAGTCATGTACTTGTGTACATCCTGTAAATGATGCTACAATTATATACAAAGAAAATTAGCATGACACTAATGACGTATATGACACTGTATTTTAATTCTGCTATATTATATTTGTGCTGTGACAATTCTGTCAGCTCTCCTCCAGTGCAGCTTTGAGTAAACAAATCAGTACCTGAATGATTTTTTATGGCTGCTTGCTGCAGTTGATGTGATGAAGTCTACTGTATGAATGATCCCTAAATctagaatatatattttataaattattacataCATTATGTAATACATTACATCATACATTATTTGCCtcctttagaaatatttaattctgtattttgattttttttccatttgatgTTGATCCTAACAAAGCATGGTGTGTACTTGTGTAATATATactaaagtttttttatttttattgtctagCTATTTTTGTGGATATCTACTATAGATTCAGCACTGAAATGAAAGTGGCTCTGATCATTGTGCTCCTGCTGCTACTTATTCCTCTTCTGAGTCATTTTGCTATAGGTAGGTGTTTcaaccatttattattttatattacacagtgtgtgtatgtgtgtgtgtgtatgtgtatagacAGTTGATGTGGGTAAATGATattgtttactttaaatgtaaaattacttttttacgaaaatctttttttttttttcatactaaATTATAGAATTGATACAAAGGTACAGATACATTCCAGTTCAGGCACTCAatgtttaaagtgtttgtttaaagtttCAGATAATTGTCCATCTAGTTTACTATATAAGCATTACAGTGCCATTATAACACCCTGTGTAACATCTACAGTATAGTGAATATGAAGCACTTTGAGATTTTGTATCTCAGGTaacctgtaaataaatataggaTGCAGAACATTCTCAGTTTATCGTAACTTTTCCTTTCTCTGGGCTTGTGAAGCATTGATTCTCCCTGCTTGTTATTTAACATAAAGAAGATGAATGATTACATGTCCAGAACCTAGAGTCTAATAGAAACAGGAATAAAAGCAGTGTGTATATTTTacttgcaacaaaaaaaaacagtctattTTCAAGCTCCAATCATTAAACAATAGATaactttaattttatattatatacttaaatttaaaactaaagataataaaactataaataactCAGACTTTCATCACACACTAACTGactctgtagtgtttatctgtacAGTAATGATCACACTCTTTGGTGTCACTcaggtttctgtaaagctgtgttCAGATTATGTTATTATGAAATtgatattgaattgaatttccaTAATTTTAAGTTAAGAAGAATACAGTAATAGTAGTACATTAGTCATATGCTTTGTCTTTGCCAAAATCTACAAACATTCTAcagtaattttgaaaaattcCATCTGAATTCTGTATTTTCTGGATTAAGTATTAATTTCTGTGATGCCAAAATCTCAAAATCCTGTTGTGACCGGTTTATAATCATATAAAGTGACTCCTCTACCTGTGCACGTGTAGAGCAGTTATAACAACATTTCATATTTGTAAAGATTTCTGTGGTATCTGTTGAACAGGTTAGGAACAGACTGCTGTTcagcaaactgcacacacaaagTTCTCAGATCCTCAGATGAAGTTTTGTTAGGCTTTAGTCAAGTTCAGTTATTGGTTTTGGTCTGGTGATTAGTAAAAATTGCCCACAATCCaccaagaaaacaaaagaaagtgaagaaatatTTAGCAGTATCTGTTTGCTGACTCTGTGATTGTGGAATTTGGGAACAACAGCACAGCATTATGTGAGACAGAAGAAGGGGAAAGTGATTCCAGGCAGAAGCAGCACTGTTTTGGACACATATAAAACTTTATGTAGTGTTTGTGGACTTAGTCCTTAGTTCTGTGTCGTTTTAGGTAGCTCTGtggtttatgtagcaccagggtcatAGAGGAACgtttttttcatttcactgtgtactacacCATCTGTTTGAATTGACAATAACAGCTTCATGACACTTGACACTCTTAATACAAGAAACACCTACCATGCTGTCAGTCATTCAGAATTCAGATGTCtgtgttacatttatttattaatattatcccCAGACGTCATTCCGTGAGTTCATATCCTCAGagtttgtgaatgtgtttacAGCCAGAACATAAGTGTGAAATGTTGTAGTTCCATCAGACAGTCAGATGGAGGTGCTGGACTTCACACTGAGTCTGAAGTCACACAAGACTCACTGAGACACAGCTCTGTGTTACAAGTCTGTAGTTTCAGCTGAAACAATATGAGCTTTTCACTACATGGATTTAAATCCACACTTAGTGAGTGTGCAGACTGCAGCCTCATAATCTCACATCTTAACATCTAATACACTGAAACTAAACATTTCTacttacagtaaataatagtgAATCTCTTCAGattcaatttcatttaaatttctaaggtcaaaaaaaaaggaaaaaggtgaCAGATATATGAGatgattaattaaatttaatgagTCTACTGAGCAGCTGAACAATTTACTCTGTTTAATGAATGTTTTGAATGATACAttaaataacagaataatatacagtagagtTTAAATAATTAggcacatttaaaataaaaaaaataaatactgtttataatggtaaatgattttaaattagtGATTTTACAGATGTTTAAATAAGGTTCACCATTATTGAATAAGTTTCACCATCCCTGCTGACAACATCCTCTTTAATttctcactttatttatttcctttaaaaaattaattggTTCCTctaattaattgatttttaaAGTCTGTTATAACCTACAGCAGGTGATGAGGCTTAAACAGTGGGATTTGGaatgatctatttatttatttatttatttatttaaaagtataatTGGACTTTTATCCTCTGTGTGAATCCctgttattttctgtttctcAGTCCTACTGTATCAGGTGTTGTGTTGAGGACATTATATTtatggtattttatttatttcatgtctGTTCTATATGATTCTGTTCTATAATTATTCACATGTAAAGACATATTGCAGTTTGCTGTATATTAatatatctcagttacacaggACCTAAAACTGGAATAAGTTCCCTGGTGTATAAACTTTCCcttttgttttgggtttgctTTCTAactgtataaaacatttaaagactattcatgttttttttttattagttttctttttaaacaggtCTTGCACACCTCTGAAATAaccttttaataattaaaaggaCAACAGAAATTGATCCAGACATGAT is a genomic window of Tachysurus fulvidraco isolate hzauxx_2018 chromosome 8, HZAU_PFXX_2.0, whole genome shotgun sequence containing:
- the LOC113650988 gene encoding uncharacterized protein LOC113650988 isoform X2, whose translation is MGTVLKMYFYLLLIVFICDGFNVHGPPGPLIVRLGDSVMLPCFVETPLPLEDLEVEWKRNDSETLVHLWQDGESRPESQNQHYHERANFFTEEIAHGNFSLLLTDVTSKDAGVYKCAVYTKLDSGETLIEIKEIERLIVSGAHIISAYAGEDITLNCSVDSHITPEDVSWKKTDEDILVLLYQHGEILTDSTGERYVDRVDFFSAEERNKGNFSLRLKNVRTEDKGLYMCLVFSGVLSANTTVEIQQLSLSFLHIAILILCILGVVIGSLILGFLSYTSYKKEEDSSGRALAIQCAHVLCPNIIMTIVFILWGFTDGYFTEAATCSALNFARILFLLWIALDLKTFPDFPKRLITNLAILLQYTVITVAAYSSIFVDIYYRFSTEMKVALIIVLLLLLIPLLSHFAIVCCKRTTEINPHRIYRITELIDILRISFFTVGLQRSAIGELFPLFILALLYFRAFFTFLSYLFQISLWLLLEFVRASGSIYIHYNLDIDVKERDALVCVTTFLQVLTQITLFTYLNPSRGEDSDTESESRSTGAQQSEDPDTESESRSTVAQQCHLVVFMFGTVGVVFVNAVVLSVELILTARNGERTVDLRLILLPTESVFAACYLALQISTFWKDNREGFREDIEKLRQKCVCKQRQRDSPPQSNEHELENLASVPQPSGS
- the LOC113650988 gene encoding uncharacterized protein LOC113650988 isoform X1, giving the protein MGTVLKMYFYLLLIVFICDGFNVHGPPGPLIVRLGDSVMLPCFVETPLPLEDLEVEWKRNDSETLVHLWQDGESRPESQNQHYHERANFFTEEIAHGNFSLLLTDVTSKDAGVYKCAVYTKLDSGETLIEIKEIERLIVSGAHIISAYAGEDITLNCSVDSHITPEDVSWKKTDEDILVLLYQHGEILTDSTGERYVDRVDFFSAEERNKGNFSLRLKNVRTEDKGLYMCLVFSGVLSANTTVEIQQLSLSFLHIAILILCILGVVIGSLILGFLSYTSYKKEEDSSGRALAIQCAHVLCPNIIMTIVFILWGFTDGYFTEAATCSALNFARILFLLWIALDLKTFPDFPKRLITNLAILLQYTVITVAAYSSIFVDIYYRFSTEMKVALIIVLLLLLIPLLSHFAIVCCKRTTEINPHRIYRITELIDILRISFFTVGLQRSAIGELFPLFILALLYFRAFFTFLSYLFQISLWLLLEFVRASGSIYIHYNLDIDVKERDALVCVTTFLQVLSLITLFTYLNDSKATQRGHLVVFMFGTVGVVFVNAVVLSVELILKARNGERTVDLRLILLPTESVFAACYTALLISAFWKDNREEYVCIFKGYKYTEQFILLVSFVQNEDMIVFYSHYYRFREDIEKLRQKCVCKQRQRDSPPQSNEHELESLASVPQPSGS
- the LOC113650988 gene encoding uncharacterized protein LOC113650988 isoform X3 codes for the protein MGTVLKMYFYLLLIVFICDGFNVHGPPGPLIVRLGDSVMLPCFVETPLPLEDLEVEWKRNDSETLVHLWQDGESRPESQNQHYHERANFFTEEIAHGNFSLLLTDVTSKDAGVYKCAVYTKLDSGETLIEIKEIERLIVSGAHIISAYAGEDITLNCSVDSHITPEDVSWKKTDEDILVLLYQHGEILTDSTGERYVDRVDFFSAEERNKGNFSLRLKNVRTEDKGLYMCLVFSGVLSANTTVEIQQLSLSFLHIAILILCILGVVIGSLILGFLSYTSYKKEEDSSGRALAIQCAHVLCPNIIMTIVFILWGFTDGYFTEAATCSALNFARILFLLWIALDLKTFPDFPKRLITNLAILLQYTVITVAAYSSIFVDIYYRFSTEMKVALIIVLLLLLIPLLSHFAIVCCKRTTEINPHRIYRITELIDILRISFFTVGLQRSAIGELFPLFILALLYFRAFFTFLSYLFQISLWLLLEFVRASGSIYIHYNLDIDVKERDALVCVTTFLQVLSLITLFTYLNDSKATQRGHLVVFMFGTVGVVFVNAVVLSVELILKARNGERTVDLRLILLPTESVFAACYTALLISAFWKDNREEFREDIEKLRQKCVCKQRQRDSPPQSNEHELESLASVPQPSGS